GAGCGTGGAAGGCCGGTGGCACACGTATCCGGAGTTGGGCGCGGCGGGGTTGTGGACCACACCCTCGGACCTCGCCCGCATCGCGCTGGAGGTCTCCAAGGCGTCGAACGGCAAGTCGCGGCGCATCGTGTCCCCCGCCATGGCGAAGCAGATGCTCACGCGTCAGTCCGAAGCCTTCGGCATTGGCTTCATGCGCCGAGAGGGGAAGGCGTGGTTCGGGCATGGCGGCTCCAACGCGGGGTATCGCGCCACCCTCATCGCCTTCGCGGAGTCGGGCAGCGGCATCGCCGTCATGACCAACGGGGAAGAGGGCTCGCGCCTCATCGACCGAATCCTGGTCAGCGCGGGGGCGGAGTACGGCTGGAAGGACATCGAAGCCCAGGATGAAAGCCCCGGCGGGACGGTGGACCTGCTGGTTCGGGCGAAGGGCGCGGAGGCGGCCATCGCCTGGTACAAGGCGCAGAAGGCGGCAACGCCGGAGGCCGCGAACCTGTCACCGGCCATCCTCAACGACGTGGCCTACTCGCTCCTGCGGTCGAAGAAGCTCGACGATGCGCTGAAGGTCTTCGAGGCCAATGTCGCGTTCTACCCCGACGACTCCAATGCCCATGACAGCCTGGGCGAGGGCTACGCCGAGGCCGGGCGGAAGAAAGAGGCCATCCACCACTACAAGAAGTCGCTGGAGCTCAACCCGAAGAACGACAACGCCGTGAAGCAACTGAAAGTGCTGGGGGATGGGGGGCGCGACCTCCACTGAGTCGAGGCCGCGCGTGTTCGCGGATTGCCCCCGCGCCAGACGCCTTCATAAGGTGCGGGCTCACCTCTAGAAGGAACCTCGGGATGCCTCACCGGTTCGTTGCCGCGCTGGTCTGCGCGCTCGTTGTTGCTCCGTTGGCCGCACCGGCGGCCAACCCGGAGCTGACGACCCGCCTCGACGCCCAACTGGAGCGCAACCGCGCTCGCTACGGTATCGCCGGGCAGGCGGTCCTGATTCGCCACAACGGCGAAGTCGTGTATCAGGCCGCCCGTGGCGAGAAGGACATCGAACGCCACGCGCCAGTCTCCGCCGACACCATTTTCGACGCGTATTCGTTGGCCAAGCTGCTGGCCAGCACCTTGGTGTTGCAGTTGGTCGAGCAGGGGCACCTCGAACTGGATGCACCGGCCGGCCGCTACCTGCCGAACCTGCCCGTGGCGTGGCAGGACATCCGCGTGCGCCACTTCCTCAACCACAGCTCCGGTGTTCCGGAGTACTTCGAGATTCACCAGGGCGCGGTGGTGTCGAAGGTCGGCGTCGGTTTCCCACCCACGCTGGACGCCGTGTTCGCGAGCCTGTCCGACACCCCGATGCGGTTCGCCGCCGGCAGCAGCAACCGTTACACGCAGACCAACTTCCTGGTGCTGACCGCGCTGCTGCAAGCGCACCATCGCCAGCCCTATGCGACCATCGTGCGCCAGCGCATCCTGAAGCCACTGCGCCTGCGCAATACTTGGCTGGGGCCCGCCGGTGTGCCAGCCGCGCGTCTGGCCACCGCCTACATCGGCAAGGACGGTGCTCTTCAACGAGAAGAGGATGTCGCCTGGCCCGCCTATGCGCGGGGCCACGCGGGCCTGCACACCACCGTCGGCGATCTCGATCGCTTCCTGCAAGCGCTGGTCGCCGGCAAGCTGGTGAGCCGGGCGACGCTGCAAACCCTGCTGCAGCCGCACCCGCTCAGCACGGGGCGCGACAGCGGGTTTGTCAGTGGTTGGGAGCTGGGGCAAAGCGGTGCTTACCGGCAGGTGAGCCACGACGGCGGCACCCGCGTCCGCGCTCGCGTGTTGTTCAAGGACACGTTGGACGGGGACACCTGGACCTTCGTCTATTTCACCAACGGCAGCGCGCGCAACGCCTGGTCGCGCACGCTGGTGGACAGCACCATGGCGCAGGTCGCGCCAGCGTTGTTTCCGCGCGAGACGCTGTCCGAGCGCATGTTCACCCATGCCCTCGCCGATGATGGCGGCGACGATGCGGCGCTGAATGCCTGGCTGCGTGACAGCAGCGGCATTCCGGCGAAGGAGCTGGAGCGAGAAATCAACGGCGCTGGTTACGCCATCCGGGAGAATCTCGGCAATGGCCCGGCGCTGAAGGTGTTCTCCCTCAACACCCAGCTTCACCCGAAGTCGGCCAATGCCTGGGACAGCCTGGCCGAATGCCACGCCGCATTGGGCGATGCGGAAACCGCGGCCACGCTGTACGCGAAGTCGCGGCAACTGGCCGAGGCCGCGAAGGCGAAGCCGTGACCGAGCGAGCGTCGCGCACCTCGGTTGACGACGGTGCTCACGGACGTTGAGCGATGGCCCTTGGTGGACGTGGGCCCAGCCCCAGCGTGACGAGCAGGGCCCGTCACACCGGGGCCGATGGAGGTCAAGACATGCATGCGGGCCATCGGTGCCCGCACGCAGGTGGCGCTCCACGACGCGATGAGAGAAGCCCTGGCGAGACCGTGTGGCCTCAGGACGCCGCGGCCAGGTTCTCCTTCTGCGGCGACCCGCCGTGCTCATCGCCGGAGGCACCCCGGCTGGCGAAGGTCGGCACCTGCGCCACGTTCGACTCCACCTCGTCGAAGGTGCCCAGCTTCACGGCGGACGCCGCGAGGCCCATGAGTCCCGACTTGAAGTTGGATTGCGCCGCAATCACCTCATCCAGCAGGAGCAGCCGGTCCTGGGGGAAGAGGAGCGCCTCCACGTGCCGGGGCCAGGCGACTCCACCCACGGCCGACTTGGGCTCACCGTTGCTGGCGAAGCTGACCACGTAGTCCAGCACCTTGCCGGCGAAGGCGCGGTCCGCGTCGTTGAAGGCCTCGTCCGTGGGGGGCACCGCTCGCAGGTTCCCAGGAAGTACGGGACGTCGCTGCCGTGGGGGACGCCCTGGGGCTGCTGGCTCGCGAGCGCGTCGGGGACGTAGGCGAATTCGTATCGCCACATCATGTTGCTGCCCCCGTCCTTCTTGCTGTGCAGGTCCCCGAAGTACTTGGGCGTGATGACGAACACGAAGTCCAGCACCACCCGCCGGGCCAGCTCATCGTCGCCCTCGACGCCGGAGTACACCAGCTTGACCGCATCGTAGAGCTTCTTGCTCTTCAACAGGTTGATGATGACCTCGGTGGTCATCCCGAACGCCGCCGCGACGCTGGCGTCGTTGCTCGTGCTGCCCATGATGAGCGGCAGTTGCTTCTGCTCATGGGCCTCGAACGTGGCCCGAAGGCTCTTGGGGAGCACCGCGTCTCCAACGATGGGGCTGGGGGCGTTGAAGGTTCCGGGCGAATGACGCCAGAACTCGTCCCCGGGCACGTTGCGCAGCTCCTCCAGGGTGAATCCCTCCTTCAGCAGCCCCGCCGTCACCAGGTCCTGCGTGAACTGCACGCCGTTGGCCTGGGCCAGGGACAGGGGCTTCTCCCCGAGCACGTACGCGCTCTGGGCGATGCCCCGGTGGAACAGGGTCCGGCCCGCGTGGAGCGGGGAGCTGAAGTGCGCGAGCACGCTCTTGGCGCCCGCGGACTCACCGATGAGGGTGACGTTGCCCGGGTTGCCGCCGAACTTCGCGATGTTGTCCTGCACCCACTCCAGGACCATGATCTGGTCCATGAGTCCGAAGTTGGCATGCGCCTGGGGCGCGCCGTCCGCCTGGTTGAGGAGCGGATGGGCGAAGAACCCCAGGTGGCCCACGCGGTAGTTGAACGTGACGAGCACCACGTCCCGCTGGGCCATGGGGATGCCGTTGTAGGGCGGCACACTGCCGGTCCCCACGACGAAGGCGCCGCCGAAGAGCCACACCACCACCGGCTTGTTCGCCGTCTCGTCCAGGGAGGGGGTCCAGACGTTGAGGGAAAGGCAGTCCTCGGACATGACGCCGGGGTCCCCGCCACCGCCCTCGATGCAGCCCTGCCGCGACTGGAGGGGCGACGCGCCGAACGAGAAGGCCTCGAAGGTCGCGTCTCCCAGCGACGTCTTGCGCACGGGCGGGCTCCAGCGCAGGTTGCCCACGGGAGGCTCTCCGTAGGGGATTCCCCTGAAGATGGAGATGCCCTCCTCGATCGTCCCCTTCACCGTTCCTTCTTGGATCTTCACTTCCCGCGTCACGTCGCTCGACATGCGTTGTCTGCCTTTTTGGGGAGGGATTGGACTTCACGCGGGGTGATAGATGAAGCCCGCCTGACAGACAATGAGTCATCGGTGTCCTGGTGAGGTCTTGCGCCACCCTGTGAACACATCATGGAAAGGTAGGGTGTCTTCCCATGCGGGGTAAGCGCTAAAGGACATAGCCCTTGGCGCCCACGAGGATGGACCGGCTCTGCAATGCATTGAATTCAGAGCGAGGGCTTCCGTGGTGCAGGACCCCCACCGCGAAGAAGGCCAGCCGTTCCCACACGTGCCACTCCCCGTAGGCGGAGGCCTGCCCGCTGCCGTCCACCAGGTTGAGCGAATAGCGCAGTTGCCAGATGGGGCCGGCGTCCGCCGGGTTGTTCTGCACCTGCAAGAACAGGTAGTGCCTCCCGAGCAGCGCGAGCCCGTTGTTGAGCGCGGTGCCCAGCGTCTGTCCCGCCAGCGGCGCATCCAGGGAGGGCGCCGAGAGAAGCGCGGAGGCCCTTGCCGCGATGTCGAAGTACCGCGCCTCATCCGCCCACCGGTAACCCTCGTTGTTGGCGAGGTACTCCAGGGACACCGTGTGGCCTGAGTTCAGCGTGTAGCCGCCTCCAACGAGGGCGGAATAGAAAAGCCTGCCGTCGGCGGCATGGCGGGGAACGAACGCGCCCCCCACGGGGGTGGGCCGCGGCTCCGGGTACAGCGCTGGCGTTCCCTGCCGCAGCCCGGCCTCCGCGTACACGAGCAGCGCCTCGTTGACGGTGGCCTGGGCGAAGGCGCCGAAGCGGGGACGCTCATGGGCCCACCGTTTCGACGCGTTCACGCTCGCGACATAGACGTCCGCCGTGTAATCCACCTTGAGCAGCGTCAACGCCCTGAAGCCGTCGTCCCGGTCCCACTGCCAGCCTCCGCGGCCGTCGCCCCATTGGTGCATCAGGGAAACGGACAGCGCCTGCGAGGGCGCCCAGGTGGCCTGCGCCATGTCCACGCCGCGAAGCTCTCGCAGCGGGATGATTCGGCCGTTCTCGAAGTAGATGGGATTGCTGGGCGAACGGAAGTTGGATGGCCCCCAGGTCAGGATGTCCCTGCCCGCGGACAGGGTGAGGGATTGCGCTGGATAGAGCGTCACCGTCCCCTGATTCAGCCAGGCCTCCAGGTGTGTCTCCGGCTTCCCATTCCCAAAGCGGAACCATTCAAAGCGGGCGCGAGGCTTCACGCTCAGTTCGAACGCGTTCAGGCTGAGCTTCAAATCCAGCCGTGCCTCCAGCTCCGTCTGTCCTTGGGAGAGGCGGGCGACGCGGTTGTTGGGATTGAGCAGGCTGTTCGTCTGAAGCCCTCGCTCGGTGTCGAGGGCGAACACCTGGAGGTTGGCCGAGCCCTGGTCCAAGAGTCCCTGGAGGTCCTGGGCCTTCGCGGTGTCTCCAAACCCGCCCGCCAGCAGGCCCAGGAGCAACGACAGGCCTGCCGGCGGTGTGACGGTGAATCGTCTGGCGCGCATACCACTCAGTTCCCGAGCCGGTTGACGTCGAACGTCCCCCGCGGCAGCTCCGCCACCTGCACGTCGGAGTACTCCAGGGTGGTCTTCGCGGAGGTGAGCGCGTCCTGGATGGTCATCCTGCTCACGAAGGGAAACGTCTTGCCGTCGTGGCTGAGCTGGTTGGCGTACTCGAAGGTGGCGGACTTCAGCCGCTTCCCGGACAGGGAGATGAAGTCCGCCTTCACGCCGACGTGCCGCGCCTTGGACACCCAGTAGGTGATGCGGTCGTAGGTGCAGAACGTGTTCACCGCCGTCAGCTCCAGGACGTAGGTGGCCTCGCCTTCAATCTCCTCCTCGCGCAGCAGCTTGGCCTTGTAGTCGGTGGCGTAGTTCGTGGATGCGATGTCCCCTTGTGACGCCTGCCCGGAGAGCTTCTGCCTGGGGGAGATGGGGATCGGCTTGCGGAGTCCGGGACGGCTCATCCACATGTTCCGGTCCACTTGCAGCAGCTTGGAGCCCTTGAAGCGCACGGGCTCGCGCGTCTCCGCGAGGCTGGCGGTGGCGTGGGCCTTCAGCAGGAGCACCCGCTCGGGCTCCGCCTCCGCGCCGTTGACGGGGGTGATGCGGACCGTCCACCGGATGCCTGGAAGTCCTCCGCCGCGTGCGCGGTCGGATGTCTTGAGAATCTCGGCCGCGTCCGGCTCCGTGGCGTGCGCGGAGCCGGAGAACAGGAGCAGCCAGCCCGTGACGAGTGCAAGAGCGTGTTTCATGAGGGTGTCTCCCACGGCTTCAGGCGTGACCCAGTGAATCGATGACGAGCTTGCGAGCAGCGGCCCGCGCCGGGAACCAGGCCGCGCCAATGCCAAGCACCGAGAGCATGACGAAGGTCCGCGCCATCCGGGGGATGTCGAGGTCGACCATGAGGCTGACGACATTGGACGAGTTGGGCGGCGTGTACGTGATGCCCGCGCCGTTGACGGCGAAGCGGACCAGCAGCGTGAGGAGCAAGCCGCCCGCGCAGCCCAGCACCACGAGCATGAAGGCCTCCGTGGTGAAGAGCCGCAGGATGCCCGAGCGCCGCAGACCCATGGCGCGCAGCGTGCCAATCTCCCGCGTCCGTTCCACCACCGTCATGCTCATGGCGTTCACGATGCTCATGACGACCACGATGAAGACGTTGCTGAAGATGAAGGCGAAAATCATGTCGAACAGCCGCTTCACCTGGGCGTAGAAGCTCGACAGCTCCAGCCACGTCTTGAGCTCCACGTCGAAGCCCGCTTGCTGAAGCTGGGCCGTGAGCTGCGTCCGGGCTTGCTCAGTGAAGGACTTGTCATCCAGCAGCACGATGAGCCGCTCGGCGCCGTCGAAGTCATACAAGGACTTCGCCAGGTCGAAGGGCAGGTACAGGAACTTGTCGTTCGTGCCCACGTTGCCCGTGTTGAAGTCGTCCACGATGTCCACGTCCAGCGCGTTGGCCTGACCCGTCACCGTGCTGACCAGCAGCGCGGCCGAATCGCCGGGCTTCAGGTTGAGAATCCTCCCGAGGTCCTGCGCCGTGGCCACGCCGATGGGGTTGTCCGCCTTCAAGTCTCCGGAGAGCTTCCGCTCGAAGCCTCCCTGGAGCTTCTTGACGTCCTCGGGGACCATGCCTTCGCCCACGAAGACGGTGGACGCGGTGCCGTTGGAGACCATGCCGCTGAGGGACATGCGCGGCGTCACCAGCCGCGTGTGCGGGTATTGCCGGAGGATGGGGGTGACCCGTTCCAACTCCTCCTTCGTGAACATGTACTTGGCGGGGTGCAGCCGGCCCTCGGTGCGCAGGCCGCGCTTCATCACCGTCAGGTGTCCCAGCAGTTCACCATGGATGGCTTGCTTGGCCAGACCGCCGTACACGTATTGGATGTAGCCCGCGAAGAGGCTGATGGACGCGAAGCCGATGCCCACCGAGAGGAGGGTGACGAGGCTGCGCCGGCGATTCTTCAGGATGTTGCGGAAGCCGATGGAGAAGTAGTTCATCGCACAGCCTCATCGCTCTGGAGCAGGCCGTCCTTGAGCAGGAGCTTCCGGTCGACCAGGTCCAGGAGCCGTGGGTCGTGGGTGGTGAAGATGAAGGTGACGTGCTTGGAGCGGTTGAGCTCACGCATGAGCTTGACCACCATGTAGCTGTTCTCCGAATCCAGGTTGGCGGTGGGCTCGTCCGCCACGACGATGGCGGGGGCGGTGACGAGCGCCCGGGCAATGGCCACGCGCTGACGCTGTCCGCCGCTCATCTTGTCCGGCAGGGCGTTGGCCTGGTTCTCCAGGCCCACGTCCTTCAGGGCCTGGCTCGCACGCGCGCGCGCCTCGGCTGCGTTGACGCCCTGGATTTGCAGCGGCACCTGGACGTTCTCCAGGGCGCTGAGCACGGGGATGAGGTTGAAGCTCTGGAAGACGAAGCCCACCTTGCGGCTGCGCAGGTCGGACAGCGCGTTGTCGGACAGCTTCGAGATGGGCGTGCCCTCCAGCGTCACGTCTCCAGAGGTGGGTGCATCCACCAATCCCAGGATGTTCATCAGGCTGGACTTGCCGCTGCCCGAAGGCCCCCAGACGGCGACGAACTCCCCCCGGTGGATGCGCAGGGAGACGCCCTTCAACGCCTCGACTTTCGCTTCACCCAGGACGTAGTCACGCCGGATGTCGTTCAGGGCCAGGAGCACGTCCGTTTCCGGTGGGCTGCCCGCCGCCACTTCCAACTGGCTCATTGAAGTCATTCCTGTGGTTCGAGCGCTCGGACCAACGCCGCTCCGGCGTTGCCTCCGAACGAGTAGGAGTGCGCCAGGGCCGCCCGAACAGGCGGGTGTCCCTGGGAGGTTCGCACCAGATTGAGTTCGAACTCCGGTTGCTCGGTGCCGGCCTGGACGGGCAGACCGCCACCCCGGACCGCGCCAACACACGCGAGCAGGTTGAACATGTCGCTGGCGGACTCCGCCTCGCCCATGAGCCCCTTCACGCTGCTGAGGGGCACGGTGCTCGCCGCGTCGCCCATGACCATCCGCAGGGCGGCCACTTCCGCCTTGTCCAGCGACGGCGTGGAGTTGCTCGCGGCGGCGATGTAGTCCACCGCCGACGGAGACACGTTCGCCGCCTGGAGCGCCTGCCGCATCGCGGAGGCGAGCCCCCGTCCCTCCGGGTGATGGACGCCGAAGGCGTGCCCGTCGTGCGCGACGCCCAGCCCCGCCACTTCCGCCAGCACGGCGGCGCCGCGTGCCTTCGCGGAGGCGAGCGTCTCCAGCACCACCACCGCCGCGCCCTCGCCCATGATGAAACCATCCCGCCGGGTGTCGAAGGGACGGCTCACGTTGGCGCCGCTCAGCACGCCAATGTCATCCATGTCGAAGTGCGTGGCCGTGGTGAACAGGTCGAACGTCCCCGCGATGATGGCGTCCGCCCGCCCAGCGCGCAGCGCCTGCGCCGCCAGGGTGAGCACCTGGAACCCACAGGCGTTTCCCGCGCTGATGGCGTAGTTGGTGCCACGCCAGCCCCAGCGGATGCTGAGCGCGCTCGCAACGGCGTTGGTCACCGTCTCCTGGAAGAGCAGGGGCTGCACGAAGCGCGGCTCGCTGGTGATGATGCGGTGCCAGATGTCCTGGCTGACTTCGGCCATGGCCCGGTACGTGCCCAGGAACACGCCCACCCGCTCCGGCTCCCATGTCGATGGGCTGTAGCCCGCCATCGTGAGCGCCTCCTCCGTGGCGAGCATGGAGAACTGCGTCCCCCGGGGCGCGCGCCGCAGGTTGTTGGAGCCTGTCAGCGCGGTCAGGCTCCCCTGGGGCACGCGAGCGCCGTGCGTGCAGCCGCACCCCGAGGTGTCGAAGTCCTCGATGGGGCGGATGGCGCTGCGTCCTTCGGTGAGGCCTCCCAGCAAGGCGGGGACGCCGGCCCCATAGGGGGACACGGCGCCCATGCCGGTGATGACGATGCGAGCTGCGTCTGCCATTCGGGTGTCCATGTCGTCGTGCCGCATCAGCCCTCCCACCGGCGGAAGACCATGGCGGCGTTGTTGCCCCCGAAGCCGAACGCGTTCGTGAGCACGGCCTCCAGCGCCGCGGGGCGGCTGCGGTGGGGCACGTAGTCCAGGTCGCATTCGGGGTCGGGGGTGTCCAGGTGCAGCGTCGGGGGCAGGAAGCCGTCGTTGAGCGCCACCACCGCCGCCGCGGCCTCCGTGGCGCCGCTGGCGCCCAGGCTGTGTCCGACCATCGCCTTGATGGAGCTGACGGGGACCTGCGTCCTTTCGCCAAAGAGCTGCTTGATGGCGCGCGTCTCGA
This genomic window from Myxococcus hansupus contains:
- a CDS encoding serine hydrolase domain-containing protein — its product is MPHRFVAALVCALVVAPLAAPAANPELTTRLDAQLERNRARYGIAGQAVLIRHNGEVVYQAARGEKDIERHAPVSADTIFDAYSLAKLLASTLVLQLVEQGHLELDAPAGRYLPNLPVAWQDIRVRHFLNHSSGVPEYFEIHQGAVVSKVGVGFPPTLDAVFASLSDTPMRFAAGSSNRYTQTNFLVLTALLQAHHRQPYATIVRQRILKPLRLRNTWLGPAGVPAARLATAYIGKDGALQREEDVAWPAYARGHAGLHTTVGDLDRFLQALVAGKLVSRATLQTLLQPHPLSTGRDSGFVSGWELGQSGAYRQVSHDGGTRVRARVLFKDTLDGDTWTFVYFTNGSARNAWSRTLVDSTMAQVAPALFPRETLSERMFTHALADDGGDDAALNAWLRDSSGIPAKELEREINGAGYAIRENLGNGPALKVFSLNTQLHPKSANAWDSLAECHAALGDAETAATLYAKSRQLAEAAKAKP
- a CDS encoding ABC transporter permease is translated as MNYFSIGFRNILKNRRRSLVTLLSVGIGFASISLFAGYIQYVYGGLAKQAIHGELLGHLTVMKRGLRTEGRLHPAKYMFTKEELERVTPILRQYPHTRLVTPRMSLSGMVSNGTASTVFVGEGMVPEDVKKLQGGFERKLSGDLKADNPIGVATAQDLGRILNLKPGDSAALLVSTVTGQANALDVDIVDDFNTGNVGTNDKFLYLPFDLAKSLYDFDGAERLIVLLDDKSFTEQARTQLTAQLQQAGFDVELKTWLELSSFYAQVKRLFDMIFAFIFSNVFIVVVMSIVNAMSMTVVERTREIGTLRAMGLRRSGILRLFTTEAFMLVVLGCAGGLLLTLLVRFAVNGAGITYTPPNSSNVVSLMVDLDIPRMARTFVMLSVLGIGAAWFPARAAARKLVIDSLGHA
- a CDS encoding outer membrane lipoprotein-sorting protein — encoded protein: MKHALALVTGWLLLFSGSAHATEPDAAEILKTSDRARGGGLPGIRWTVRITPVNGAEAEPERVLLLKAHATASLAETREPVRFKGSKLLQVDRNMWMSRPGLRKPIPISPRQKLSGQASQGDIASTNYATDYKAKLLREEEIEGEATYVLELTAVNTFCTYDRITYWVSKARHVGVKADFISLSGKRLKSATFEYANQLSHDGKTFPFVSRMTIQDALTSAKTTLEYSDVQVAELPRGTFDVNRLGN
- a CDS encoding carboxylesterase/lipase family protein; translation: MSSDVTREVKIQEGTVKGTIEEGISIFRGIPYGEPPVGNLRWSPPVRKTSLGDATFEAFSFGASPLQSRQGCIEGGGGDPGVMSEDCLSLNVWTPSLDETANKPVVVWLFGGAFVVGTGSVPPYNGIPMAQRDVVLVTFNYRVGHLGFFAHPLLNQADGAPQAHANFGLMDQIMVLEWVQDNIAKFGGNPGNVTLIGESAGAKSVLAHFSSPLHAGRTLFHRGIAQSAYVLGEKPLSLAQANGVQFTQDLVTAGLLKEGFTLEELRNVPGDEFWRHSPGTFNAPSPIVGDAVLPKSLRATFEAHEQKQLPLIMGSTSNDASVAAAFGMTTEVIINLLKSKKLYDAVKLVYSGVEGDDELARRVVLDFVFVITPKYFGDLHSKKDGGSNMMWRYEFAYVPDALASQQPQGVPHGSDVPYFLGTCERCPPRTRPSTTRTAPSPARCWTTWSASPATVSPSRPWVESPGPGTWRRSSSPRTGCSCWMR
- a CDS encoding ABC transporter ATP-binding protein, which codes for MSQLEVAAGSPPETDVLLALNDIRRDYVLGEAKVEALKGVSLRIHRGEFVAVWGPSGSGKSSLMNILGLVDAPTSGDVTLEGTPISKLSDNALSDLRSRKVGFVFQSFNLIPVLSALENVQVPLQIQGVNAAEARARASQALKDVGLENQANALPDKMSGGQRQRVAIARALVTAPAIVVADEPTANLDSENSYMVVKLMRELNRSKHVTFIFTTHDPRLLDLVDRKLLLKDGLLQSDEAVR
- a CDS encoding beta-ketoacyl-[acyl-carrier-protein] synthase family protein: MADAARIVITGMGAVSPYGAGVPALLGGLTEGRSAIRPIEDFDTSGCGCTHGARVPQGSLTALTGSNNLRRAPRGTQFSMLATEEALTMAGYSPSTWEPERVGVFLGTYRAMAEVSQDIWHRIITSEPRFVQPLLFQETVTNAVASALSIRWGWRGTNYAISAGNACGFQVLTLAAQALRAGRADAIIAGTFDLFTTATHFDMDDIGVLSGANVSRPFDTRRDGFIMGEGAAVVVLETLASAKARGAAVLAEVAGLGVAHDGHAFGVHHPEGRGLASAMRQALQAANVSPSAVDYIAAASNSTPSLDKAEVAALRMVMGDAASTVPLSSVKGLMGEAESASDMFNLLACVGAVRGGGLPVQAGTEQPEFELNLVRTSQGHPPVRAALAHSYSFGGNAGAALVRALEPQE